In Streptomyces sp. 840.1, one DNA window encodes the following:
- a CDS encoding ABC transporter permease, which produces MTADSTPALVKQADADTDGPAPAGPPAARSPRARDTKAYLRYVAAKILGAAVSLFAVLVTSFFLFRLIPSDPVKQMTGGRRVSSEQLESLRHQFGLDQPMWKQFTSYVGDALTGDFGTSYQFHAPVMDKIVEALPATLLLTGTAYVLYSALGLWLGTRTAWRNGSTSDRFNTALALTLYSVPSFWLGLLLIIVFAVGIGPIPGMFPTGGLESGNETGFAYVLDVAHHMVLPVITLVAVGYAQTLLVMRSSLLDEMGSDYLTTARAKGLRDDSVRRKHAVPNAMLPTFTLMFVNLGHVVAGQILVETVFSWPGLGGLFYQGLSVPDLPLVQGLFFVFATAVILANTLADVLYPLLDPRVGR; this is translated from the coding sequence ATGACAGCTGACAGCACTCCGGCGCTCGTGAAACAGGCGGATGCGGATACCGACGGTCCGGCTCCGGCCGGTCCGCCGGCCGCACGCAGTCCACGGGCGCGCGACACCAAGGCCTACCTCAGGTACGTGGCCGCCAAGATCCTCGGCGCGGCGGTCTCGCTGTTCGCCGTTCTGGTCACCAGCTTCTTCCTCTTCCGGCTCATCCCCAGCGACCCGGTGAAGCAGATGACGGGCGGCCGCCGGGTCTCCTCCGAGCAGCTCGAGTCGCTGCGCCATCAGTTCGGCCTCGACCAGCCGATGTGGAAGCAGTTCACCTCCTACGTGGGGGACGCGCTCACCGGCGACTTCGGCACCTCGTACCAGTTCCACGCCCCGGTGATGGACAAGATCGTCGAGGCGCTTCCGGCGACGCTGCTGCTGACCGGCACGGCGTACGTCCTGTACAGCGCGCTCGGCCTCTGGCTGGGCACCCGTACCGCCTGGCGCAACGGCTCCACGAGCGACCGGTTCAACACCGCGCTGGCGCTCACGCTCTACTCGGTGCCGTCGTTCTGGCTCGGGCTCCTCCTGATCATCGTCTTCGCGGTGGGCATCGGACCGATCCCGGGCATGTTCCCGACCGGCGGTCTGGAGTCGGGCAACGAGACGGGGTTCGCGTACGTCCTGGACGTCGCACACCACATGGTGCTCCCGGTGATCACCCTGGTCGCGGTCGGCTACGCGCAGACGCTCCTGGTGATGCGCTCCTCGCTGCTCGACGAGATGGGCAGCGACTACCTGACGACGGCCCGCGCGAAGGGGCTGCGCGACGACTCGGTACGCCGCAAGCACGCCGTGCCCAACGCGATGCTGCCAACTTTCACGCTGATGTTCGTCAACCTGGGCCATGTGGTCGCCGGACAGATCCTGGTCGAGACGGTGTTCTCCTGGCCGGGTCTCGGCGGCCTCTTCTACCAGGGACTCAGCGTCCCTGACCTGCCACTCGTCCAAGGGCTCTTCTTCGTCTTCGCCACCGCGGTGATCCTGGCGAACACCCTGGCCGACGTGCTGTATCCGCTGCTCGATCCCCGGGTGGGCCGATGA
- a CDS encoding ABC transporter permease, producing MTTESMPASAPEAGNPAPEGPGTGVSKSPRALARARKRRSVARFWREYRKHPGGLWGLAGLILIALIAVFAPVLVGNDSQSVTAAPGGALESPSAEFPLGTDQFGRSVLALLVWGARVSLTVGLLAAFLCVAIGTVVGILAGHFRGWYSTVLMRVTDWFLVMPTLVLAIALATVMDRSLWTVIIAIGVTTWPTTARLVRAQTLAVESRPYIERARALGGGHGHIMTRHVLPNVMPLVLAQTTLVISSAILTEATLAFLGLGDPTITSWGGMLQDAREAGAVSSGDWWYLAPPGIAIALVALAFTLCGRAIETVLNPKLGVAR from the coding sequence ATGACGACCGAATCCATGCCCGCCTCCGCCCCCGAGGCCGGGAACCCCGCGCCCGAGGGACCCGGTACCGGCGTGTCCAAGAGTCCGCGCGCACTGGCCAGAGCCCGCAAGCGCCGCTCCGTGGCCCGCTTCTGGCGCGAGTACCGCAAGCACCCGGGCGGCCTCTGGGGGCTGGCCGGGCTCATCCTGATCGCCCTGATCGCCGTGTTCGCGCCGGTGCTGGTCGGCAACGACTCGCAGAGCGTCACCGCCGCCCCCGGCGGGGCGCTGGAGTCCCCGAGCGCAGAGTTCCCGCTCGGCACCGACCAGTTCGGCCGCAGCGTGCTCGCCCTGCTGGTGTGGGGCGCGCGTGTCTCGCTGACCGTCGGGCTGCTCGCCGCCTTCCTGTGCGTCGCCATCGGCACGGTCGTCGGCATCCTCGCGGGCCACTTCCGCGGCTGGTACTCGACGGTACTGATGCGGGTCACCGACTGGTTCCTGGTGATGCCGACCCTGGTCCTGGCGATCGCGCTGGCCACCGTGATGGACCGCTCGCTGTGGACGGTCATCATCGCGATCGGGGTCACCACCTGGCCGACGACGGCCCGTCTGGTGCGGGCGCAGACGCTCGCCGTGGAGTCCCGCCCCTACATCGAGCGGGCACGGGCGCTGGGCGGCGGACACGGCCACATCATGACCCGGCACGTCCTGCCGAACGTGATGCCGCTCGTCCTCGCCCAGACCACACTGGTGATCTCCAGCGCGATCCTGACCGAGGCCACCCTGGCCTTCCTCGGCCTCGGCGACCCGACCATCACCTCCTGGGGCGGCATGCTCCAGGACGCCCGCGAGGCCGGCGCCGTCAGCTCGGGCGACTGGTGGTACCTGGCACCGCCCGGTATCGCCATCGCCCTGGTGGCCCTGGCGTTCACGCTGTGCGGCCGCGCCATCGAGACCGTCCTCAATCCCAAGCTGGGGGTGGCCCGTTGA
- a CDS encoding ABC transporter ATP-binding protein, which translates to MSTTSIRKTPLLQVRDLTVTYAGGARAVRGVDLEVDAGQKLGIAGESGCGKSTLALALLRLLPAGTKVTGEILLNGEDVLTMKWGRVRAVRWAGASIVFQGAMHSLNAVHRIGDQIAEPIVLHSKASQTAARKRAGELLEQVGLPAARVDAYPHELSGGQRQRVMIAMALACDPGLIIADEPTTALDVMIQAQILRLIEQLVSEQDLGLIMISHDLAVLSDTCDRLAVMYAGRVVEQGPASEVYENATHPYSKALSGAFPRIGDPASRFAPRGLPGDPPDPSALPAGCTFHPRCPVALDSCTTLDQELRDAGPGRQAACVLVGPQGAAAPVLPGAEEARSTT; encoded by the coding sequence TTGAGCACGACGAGCATCCGTAAGACGCCTCTTCTCCAGGTCCGCGACCTGACGGTGACGTACGCCGGCGGGGCCCGAGCGGTCCGCGGGGTCGATCTGGAAGTGGACGCGGGCCAGAAGCTCGGCATCGCCGGGGAGTCGGGGTGCGGGAAGTCGACGCTGGCGCTCGCGCTGCTGCGGCTGCTGCCTGCGGGCACGAAGGTCACCGGCGAGATCCTGCTGAACGGCGAGGACGTCCTCACCATGAAGTGGGGCCGGGTCCGGGCCGTGCGCTGGGCAGGCGCCTCGATCGTCTTCCAGGGCGCGATGCACTCGCTCAACGCGGTGCACCGCATCGGGGACCAGATCGCCGAGCCGATCGTGCTGCACAGCAAGGCCTCCCAGACCGCCGCCCGCAAGCGGGCCGGCGAGCTGCTGGAGCAGGTGGGGCTGCCCGCCGCCCGGGTGGACGCCTATCCGCACGAGCTGTCCGGCGGGCAGCGCCAGCGCGTGATGATCGCGATGGCGCTCGCCTGCGACCCCGGGCTGATCATCGCCGACGAGCCGACGACGGCCCTCGACGTGATGATCCAGGCCCAGATCCTGCGCCTGATCGAGCAGCTGGTCTCCGAGCAGGACCTCGGGCTGATCATGATCAGCCATGACCTGGCGGTGCTCTCGGACACCTGCGACCGGCTCGCGGTGATGTACGCGGGACGCGTCGTCGAGCAGGGGCCCGCCTCCGAGGTCTACGAGAACGCCACCCACCCGTACAGCAAGGCCCTGTCCGGCGCCTTCCCGCGCATCGGGGACCCGGCCTCCCGGTTCGCTCCCCGGGGGCTGCCGGGCGATCCGCCCGACCCGTCGGCGCTGCCGGCCGGCTGCACCTTCCACCCGCGCTGCCCGGTGGCCCTGGACTCCTGCACCACGCTGGACCAGGAGCTGCGGGACGCCGGGCCCGGACGGCAGGCCGCCTGTGTGCTGGTGGGCCCGCAGGGGGCCGCAGCGCCGGTCCTGCCGGGCGCCGAGGAAGCAAGGAGCACCACATGA
- a CDS encoding ABC transporter ATP-binding protein: MTTTTDLLSAQALRVAFPGRHGAEPARAVDGVDLDIRPGEIVALVGESGCGKTTLARSLLGLVPPTSGQITFGGKPLGYGSRALKAYRKRVQLVLQDPSGSLNPRHTVYDAVAEGLRIHRYGGDEREAVTSALSRAGLRPPERFFLRYPHELSGGQRQRVVIAGALVLEPELIVADEPVASLDASVRGEILALLLRLRDELGLSALVVTHDLGLAWNIADRVAVMYLGRIVETGDVEQILTAPRHPYTQALLSVLPEAEGDPVVLSGEPPDPSKVPSGCRFHVRCQVLASGEAERAGVADACRTKDLPVLAGGGETQVACHWANAVVAAPSS; this comes from the coding sequence ATGACCACCACCACGGACCTGCTCAGCGCCCAGGCGCTGCGGGTCGCCTTCCCCGGCAGGCACGGCGCCGAGCCGGCGCGGGCCGTCGACGGCGTCGACCTGGACATCAGGCCGGGCGAGATCGTCGCCCTGGTCGGGGAGTCCGGCTGCGGCAAGACGACCCTGGCGCGTTCACTGCTGGGCCTGGTCCCGCCGACCTCCGGGCAGATCACGTTCGGCGGCAAGCCGCTCGGCTACGGGAGCCGTGCGCTCAAGGCCTACCGCAAGCGGGTCCAGCTGGTGCTCCAGGACCCGAGCGGCTCCCTGAACCCGCGCCATACGGTGTACGACGCGGTGGCCGAGGGGCTGCGGATCCACCGGTACGGCGGCGACGAGCGGGAGGCGGTGACCAGCGCCCTGTCCCGGGCCGGGCTGCGGCCGCCGGAGCGGTTCTTCCTGCGCTACCCGCACGAGCTGTCCGGCGGCCAGCGCCAGCGCGTCGTGATCGCGGGGGCACTGGTCCTGGAACCGGAACTCATCGTGGCCGACGAGCCGGTGGCCTCGCTGGACGCCTCGGTGCGCGGCGAGATCCTGGCGCTGCTGCTGCGGCTGCGGGACGAGCTGGGCCTGTCCGCCCTGGTGGTCACACACGACCTCGGACTGGCGTGGAACATCGCGGACCGGGTGGCGGTGATGTACCTCGGCCGGATCGTGGAGACCGGTGACGTCGAGCAGATCCTCACCGCTCCCCGGCATCCGTACACCCAGGCGCTGCTGTCGGTGCTGCCGGAGGCGGAGGGCGATCCGGTGGTGCTGAGCGGCGAGCCGCCGGACCCGTCCAAGGTGCCGTCCGGCTGCCGCTTCCACGTCCGCTGCCAGGTGCTGGCCTCCGGTGAGGCGGAGCGGGCGGGGGTCGCGGACGCGTGCCGTACCAAGGATCTGCCGGTGCTCGCGGGGGGCGGCGAGACGCAGGTGGCGTGCCACTGGGCGAACGCGGTGGTGGCGGCGCCGTCGTCGTAG
- a CDS encoding XdhC family protein, translated as MRELLSELRVWHEAGTPFALATVVAVRGSAPRAPGAAMAVTADGAVAGSVSGGCVEGAVYELAGEVLASGTPQLQSYGISDDEAFGVGLTCGGTIDILVAPFAAEADRAWLRGVTDSIADGEPVAVATVLPGSAAAGARLVVRAGSAQGSLGNEGLDAAVTDDARGLLAQGATGLQWYGARGERRMQDVSVFVQTYAPPPRMLVFGAIDHAAATARIGSFLGYRVTVCDARPAFATRERFPTADEVVCAWPHTYLSDTQIDGRTVVCVLTHDPKFDVPLLVAALRTPAAYIGVMGSRRTHLDRLARLREEGVRESDLVRLASPVGLDLGARTPEETAVSIAAEIIQHRWGGTGRPLGELSGAIHH; from the coding sequence GTGCGTGAACTGCTCTCCGAGCTGCGTGTCTGGCACGAGGCCGGCACACCGTTCGCCCTGGCCACGGTCGTCGCCGTCCGGGGCAGCGCCCCGCGTGCCCCGGGCGCCGCGATGGCGGTGACCGCCGACGGAGCGGTGGCGGGAAGCGTGTCCGGCGGCTGTGTCGAGGGTGCGGTGTACGAGCTGGCCGGCGAGGTGCTCGCCTCGGGCACTCCGCAGCTCCAGTCGTACGGGATCAGCGACGACGAGGCGTTCGGCGTCGGACTGACCTGCGGCGGCACGATCGACATCCTGGTCGCGCCCTTCGCCGCCGAGGCCGACCGCGCATGGCTCCGGGGCGTCACGGACTCGATCGCGGACGGCGAACCCGTCGCCGTGGCCACCGTCCTGCCGGGCTCCGCCGCTGCCGGGGCCCGGCTGGTGGTCAGGGCCGGCAGCGCACAGGGCTCGCTCGGCAACGAGGGGCTCGACGCGGCGGTCACCGACGACGCCCGGGGCCTGCTCGCCCAAGGGGCCACCGGCCTCCAGTGGTACGGGGCGCGCGGGGAGCGCCGGATGCAGGACGTGTCCGTGTTCGTCCAGACGTACGCGCCACCGCCCCGGATGCTCGTCTTCGGCGCGATCGACCACGCGGCCGCGACGGCGCGCATCGGCTCCTTCCTCGGGTACCGGGTCACCGTGTGCGACGCCCGTCCGGCCTTCGCGACCCGCGAGCGGTTCCCCACCGCGGACGAGGTCGTCTGCGCCTGGCCGCACACCTACCTGTCGGACACGCAGATCGACGGGCGCACGGTGGTCTGCGTCCTGACGCACGATCCGAAGTTCGATGTCCCGCTGCTGGTCGCGGCCTTGCGCACGCCGGCCGCTTACATCGGTGTGATGGGGAGCCGGCGCACCCATCTCGACCGGCTCGCCCGGCTGCGCGAAGAAGGGGTGCGGGAGTCCGACCTGGTCCGGCTCGCCTCACCCGTCGGGCTCGACCTCGGCGCCCGTACGCCGGAGGAGACGGCCGTCTCGATCGCCGCCGAGATCATCCAGCACCGCTGGGGCGGCACGGGGCGGCCGCTCGGCGAGCTGTCCGGCGCGATCCACCACTGA
- a CDS encoding bifunctional riboflavin kinase/FAD synthetase, producing the protein MQRWRGLEDIPQDWGRSVVTIGSYDGVHRGHQLIIGRAVERARELGVPSVVVTFDPHPSEVVRPGSHPPLLAPHHRRAELMAELGVDALLILPFTTDFSKLAPADFIVKVLVDKLHAQLVIEGPNFRFGHKAAGNVRLLAEFGGTYDYQVEVIDLRVRGEAGGGEPFSSTLTRRLVAEGDMTGAAEILGRPHRVEGVVVRGAQRGRELGFPTANVETLPHTAIPADGVYAGWLNVNGEAMPAAISVGTNPQFDATERTVEAYAIDRVGLDLYGLHVAVDFLAYVRGMLKFDSIDELLVAMAADVKRCSELIAAYDRD; encoded by the coding sequence GTGCAGCGCTGGCGTGGCTTGGAGGACATCCCCCAGGACTGGGGACGCAGCGTCGTCACCATCGGCTCCTACGACGGGGTGCACCGCGGACACCAGCTGATCATCGGCCGAGCCGTCGAGCGGGCCCGTGAACTGGGCGTGCCGTCGGTCGTCGTGACGTTCGACCCGCACCCCAGCGAGGTCGTCCGGCCCGGCAGCCACCCGCCGCTGCTCGCCCCCCACCACCGGCGCGCCGAACTGATGGCGGAGCTCGGCGTGGACGCGCTGCTGATCCTGCCGTTCACCACCGACTTCTCGAAGCTCGCCCCGGCCGACTTCATCGTGAAGGTGCTCGTCGACAAGCTCCACGCGCAGCTGGTCATCGAGGGCCCCAACTTCCGCTTCGGCCACAAGGCGGCGGGGAACGTGCGGCTGCTCGCCGAGTTCGGCGGTACGTACGACTACCAGGTCGAGGTCATCGACCTGCGGGTGCGCGGCGAGGCGGGCGGCGGCGAGCCGTTCTCCTCCACCCTCACCCGGCGCCTGGTCGCCGAGGGCGACATGACCGGCGCCGCCGAGATCCTGGGCCGCCCGCACCGTGTCGAGGGCGTGGTCGTCCGCGGTGCCCAGCGCGGCCGTGAACTCGGCTTCCCCACCGCGAACGTGGAGACCCTGCCGCACACCGCGATCCCCGCCGACGGGGTGTACGCGGGCTGGCTGAACGTGAACGGCGAGGCGATGCCCGCCGCGATCTCGGTCGGCACCAACCCGCAGTTCGACGCCACCGAGCGGACGGTGGAGGCGTACGCGATCGACCGCGTCGGCCTCGACCTGTACGGGCTGCACGTCGCCGTGGACTTCCTCGCCTACGTACGGGGGATGCTGAAGTTCGACTCGATCGACGAGCTGCTCGTGGCGATGGCCGCCGACGTGAAGCGGTGCAGCGAGCTGATCGCCGCGTACGACCGGGACTGA
- a CDS encoding serine protease yields MGCGDRATLVRLCDSAGRPRGTGFVADDRGTVVTSHEAVDGVGHLVLHGTDGRSCRVEADDITALPELDLALLPTGGPEALGAQPLPIVERERIEAGSYVTIAAHGWREARVLGPVPVTYTAGGAAHRIGRALELALGTDGSDALRLGGAAVGGPVLDPDTGAVIAVLGTSLRAGHAAAGCAVPLAGTGDGGPLRELLRRNAMSVPGYGRDLNLAGALQLTAMSVGSAGGHGVRPDPVERPATTAEFSAFAAAGPAVAGRASAVVLGLVGEPGTGRTTELAALAARRARGPVPALTLWLRGADLLADDTSVADAIARTLGQAGRIVTAAGALGDMAAATAERVARLAADSGSPLLVLLDGPEEMPPVLAHRLARWSTGTVGWLRENGARLVVACRPEHWETAGALCPPDALHRPARPARRLPSALRVDDLTVGQAELARQRYGLPPDALAAGHDRHPLTLRLLAEVREALPPDTPGRPDTEEVFGAHLDLMCLRIAVRIAAECRPAPRGSAVRRLAAQVAGQVHEAARRCLGPGQGELDRTGFEQVFPWRTGWASAVLTEGLLVPAGAGYRFAHEELGDWVQGAHLDLDAALRALVHRWHAPAAEAAESGGRVPHPRRPDTAEGPGAGHAAPAGGAGDTEPRTLPVPRHRIGPVIQALLVLGRRQGPAALAHRLADLIEALDRLPAGGEGTALRTGGPDPSPDPSPDPSPDAPGASGNSTATAARPGDDPAEPPSAEAPSAEPSSAGGCPPPDARWWAAHLLAETLLRVPDARPHLGVLRLLTGRIVRSSAEAGGAGPQGVYAEFGPWFWRRLRLPEADRMDLFRRLVPADGPPRGEDDADGGGFLDAVARRLAAHPRALQPLLCTWFTDEQPIAADREAAPRPTVAAAAQDLLYARRDLAVDDLADALVSTDHPRAVELLAALAEDEPSALCRAVERWSRDDERRDRRIAAASYGAVVAPNLTREADRELLRRSALALLARPGDTELHGPALTRLVADPQTRDRCLPQALRAFAEGGPRLSPAALAVALPTHPDQVLAAYRERLRRSGDSAGEVLRALAGIDAPALALHAAGLVRTYVDSHPEDTVHTAAYLDRRLEHGPAARALLLPLLTGLLRDRPAPAPVRGSLAGVLASPGSPASQPLRDELLEVLLEFEQGAAHRDPVVLDALLRAAAAGSARRGRARTRALVHRTGMLLVRTPEGAARFDRRLVELAHEVAGFAAMVTGWLADAPQEWAVVVGPGAWRTVEALGAPMPMPMQAAEREHGSLRPA; encoded by the coding sequence ATGGGATGCGGGGACCGGGCGACGCTGGTACGACTGTGCGATTCGGCCGGCCGGCCGAGGGGGACCGGGTTCGTCGCTGACGACCGGGGCACGGTCGTGACCAGCCACGAGGCGGTCGACGGGGTCGGCCACCTCGTCCTGCACGGCACGGACGGGCGCAGCTGCCGCGTCGAAGCCGATGACATCACCGCCCTGCCCGAGCTGGATCTCGCGCTGCTGCCCACCGGCGGGCCGGAGGCGCTGGGCGCGCAGCCGCTGCCCATCGTGGAGCGGGAGCGGATCGAGGCCGGCAGCTACGTGACGATCGCCGCGCACGGCTGGCGCGAGGCCCGCGTCCTGGGCCCGGTCCCGGTGACGTACACGGCCGGCGGCGCCGCCCACCGGATCGGCCGGGCGCTGGAGCTGGCCCTCGGCACGGACGGCAGCGACGCGCTCCGGCTCGGCGGCGCGGCCGTGGGCGGGCCGGTCCTCGACCCGGACACCGGCGCGGTCATCGCGGTGCTCGGCACCTCCCTGCGGGCCGGCCACGCCGCCGCCGGATGCGCGGTGCCGTTGGCCGGGACGGGCGACGGCGGACCCCTGCGCGAGCTGCTGCGGCGCAACGCCATGAGCGTGCCCGGCTACGGCCGCGATCTGAACCTGGCCGGAGCCCTCCAGCTGACCGCCATGTCCGTCGGCTCGGCGGGCGGACACGGTGTCCGGCCCGATCCGGTGGAACGGCCCGCGACCACCGCGGAGTTCAGCGCGTTCGCCGCCGCCGGACCAGCGGTGGCCGGCCGGGCGAGCGCGGTCGTCCTCGGCCTCGTGGGGGAGCCGGGCACCGGCCGTACCACCGAGCTCGCCGCGCTCGCCGCCCGGCGGGCCCGGGGCCCGGTGCCCGCGCTCACCCTGTGGCTGCGCGGCGCCGACCTGCTGGCCGACGACACCTCCGTGGCCGACGCGATCGCCCGCACACTCGGGCAGGCCGGGCGCATCGTCACCGCCGCCGGAGCCCTCGGCGACATGGCCGCCGCCACCGCGGAACGGGTGGCCCGGCTGGCGGCGGACTCCGGCAGCCCGCTGCTCGTCCTGCTGGACGGCCCCGAGGAGATGCCGCCCGTCCTGGCGCACCGGCTGGCCCGGTGGAGCACCGGCACGGTCGGCTGGCTCCGGGAGAACGGGGCACGGCTCGTCGTCGCCTGCCGCCCCGAGCACTGGGAGACCGCCGGCGCACTCTGCCCGCCGGACGCGCTGCACCGCCCGGCCAGGCCCGCCCGGCGACTGCCGTCCGCCCTGCGCGTCGACGACCTCACCGTCGGTCAGGCCGAGCTCGCCCGGCAGCGGTACGGGCTCCCGCCCGACGCGCTCGCCGCCGGCCACGACCGGCACCCGCTCACCCTGCGGCTGCTGGCGGAGGTGCGCGAGGCGCTGCCGCCGGACACACCGGGGCGGCCGGACACCGAGGAGGTCTTCGGCGCCCACCTGGACCTGATGTGCCTGCGCATCGCGGTCCGGATCGCCGCCGAGTGCCGGCCGGCCCCGAGGGGCAGCGCGGTGCGGCGGCTGGCGGCGCAGGTGGCGGGCCAGGTCCACGAGGCGGCCCGGCGCTGCCTCGGGCCGGGGCAGGGGGAGCTGGACCGGACCGGGTTCGAGCAGGTCTTCCCGTGGCGCACGGGCTGGGCGTCGGCCGTGCTCACCGAGGGCCTGCTGGTCCCGGCGGGAGCGGGCTACCGCTTCGCGCACGAGGAGCTGGGGGACTGGGTCCAGGGCGCACATCTGGACCTGGACGCGGCGCTGCGGGCGCTGGTGCACCGCTGGCACGCCCCCGCTGCCGAGGCGGCGGAGAGCGGCGGCCGGGTTCCGCACCCCCGGCGCCCGGACACGGCCGAAGGCCCCGGCGCCGGCCACGCGGCCCCGGCCGGGGGAGCCGGGGACACCGAGCCGCGCACCCTCCCGGTGCCGCGCCACCGGATCGGACCCGTGATCCAGGCACTCCTGGTCCTGGGCCGCCGCCAGGGCCCCGCCGCGCTGGCCCACCGGCTGGCCGACCTGATCGAGGCGCTGGACCGGCTGCCGGCCGGAGGGGAGGGGACGGCGCTTAGGACCGGCGGACCGGACCCGTCACCGGACCCGTCACCGGACCCGTCACCGGACGCCCCGGGCGCTTCAGGAAACAGCACCGCCACCGCGGCGCGGCCGGGCGACGATCCCGCCGAGCCGCCCTCCGCCGAGGCCCCGTCCGCCGAGCCGTCCTCGGCCGGTGGCTGCCCGCCCCCCGACGCCCGCTGGTGGGCCGCGCATCTGCTCGCCGAGACGCTCCTGCGGGTGCCCGACGCCCGGCCGCACCTCGGCGTGCTCCGGCTGCTCACCGGGCGCATCGTCCGCAGTTCCGCCGAGGCCGGCGGGGCCGGTCCGCAGGGGGTGTACGCGGAGTTCGGGCCGTGGTTCTGGCGGCGGCTGCGGCTGCCCGAGGCGGACCGGATGGACCTGTTCCGCCGGCTCGTCCCCGCCGACGGACCGCCACGCGGCGAGGACGACGCCGACGGCGGGGGCTTCCTGGACGCGGTGGCACGCCGGCTCGCCGCCCATCCGCGTGCCCTCCAGCCGCTCCTGTGCACCTGGTTCACCGACGAACAGCCCATCGCGGCCGACCGTGAAGCCGCCCCGCGCCCCACCGTCGCGGCGGCCGCGCAGGACCTCCTCTACGCCCGCCGCGACCTCGCCGTGGACGACCTGGCCGACGCGCTGGTCTCCACCGACCACCCCCGGGCCGTCGAGCTGCTCGCGGCCCTGGCCGAGGACGAACCCTCCGCGCTCTGCCGGGCCGTCGAGCGCTGGTCCCGCGACGACGAACGCCGCGACCGGCGGATCGCGGCCGCCTCCTACGGGGCGGTCGTCGCACCGAACCTCACCCGCGAGGCCGACCGCGAGCTGCTGCGCCGCTCCGCCCTCGCCCTGCTGGCCCGCCCCGGCGACACCGAACTGCACGGGCCTGCGCTGACCCGGCTGGTGGCCGACCCGCAGACCAGGGACCGCTGCCTGCCGCAGGCCCTGCGCGCCTTCGCCGAGGGCGGCCCCCGGCTGTCCCCGGCCGCGCTCGCCGTCGCCCTGCCCACCCACCCCGACCAGGTGCTGGCCGCGTACCGCGAGCGCCTCCGGCGATCCGGCGACAGCGCCGGCGAGGTGCTGCGCGCCCTCGCCGGGATCGACGCCCCCGCGCTCGCCCTGCACGCCGCCGGGCTCGTACGGACCTACGTCGACAGCCACCCCGAGGACACCGTCCACACCGCCGCCTACCTCGACCGCAGGCTGGAGCACGGGCCCGCCGCCCGTGCCCTGCTGCTGCCCCTGCTGACCGGGCTGCTCCGGGACCGGCCGGCACCCGCGCCGGTGCGCGGTTCGCTCGCCGGGGTGCTGGCCTCGCCCGGCAGCCCGGCCTCGCAGCCACTGCGGGACGAGCTGCTGGAAGTGCTGCTGGAGTTCGAACAGGGCGCTGCGCACCGGGACCCGGTCGTCCTCGACGCGCTGCTGCGGGCCGCCGCGGCCGGCAGCGCCCGGCGCGGCCGGGCCCGCACCAGGGCCCTGGTCCACCGCACCGGGATGCTGCTCGTCCGGACGCCCGAGGGCGCCGCACGGTTCGACCGGCGACTGGTCGAACTCGCCCATGAGGTGGCCGGATTCGCCGCCATGGTCACCGGGTGGCTGGCGGACGCCCCGCAGGAGTGGGCGGTGGTCGTCGGTCCCGGCGCGTGGCGGACCGTGGAGGCACTCGGGGCCCCGATGCCCATGCCGATGCAGGCCGCAGAGCGTGAGCATGGCAGTCTTAGACCTGCGTAA
- the truB gene encoding tRNA pseudouridine(55) synthase TruB — protein sequence MTAQNNRTPDGLVIVDKPSGFTSHDVVAKMRGIARTRRVGHAGTLDPMATGVLVLGVEKATKLLGHLALTEKEYLGTIRLGQDTVTDDAEGEITSSTDASGVTREGIDAGVAALTGAIMQVPSKVSAIKIDGKRSYARVRGGEEFEIPARPVTISSFNVYDVREAVADDGTPVVDLVVSVVCSSGTYIRAIARDLGAGLGVGGHLTALRRTRVGPYGLDGARTLDQHQEELTVMPVAEAAASAFPRWDVDEKRARLLLNGMRIDMPAYPPGPVAVFGPDGRFLVLVEEQKGKAKSLAVFG from the coding sequence ATGACAGCGCAGAACAACAGGACGCCGGACGGCCTTGTCATCGTCGACAAGCCGTCCGGCTTCACTTCGCACGACGTCGTCGCCAAGATGCGCGGCATCGCCAGGACCCGCCGCGTCGGCCACGCCGGCACGCTGGACCCGATGGCGACGGGCGTGCTCGTGCTCGGCGTCGAGAAGGCCACCAAGCTGCTCGGCCATCTCGCGCTGACCGAGAAGGAGTACCTCGGTACGATCCGGCTCGGCCAGGACACCGTCACCGACGACGCGGAGGGCGAGATCACCTCGTCCACCGACGCCTCCGGAGTGACCCGTGAGGGGATCGACGCCGGGGTCGCCGCGCTGACCGGCGCCATCATGCAGGTGCCGTCCAAGGTCAGCGCCATCAAGATCGACGGCAAACGGTCCTACGCGCGGGTGCGCGGCGGCGAGGAGTTCGAGATCCCGGCCAGGCCGGTGACCATCTCGTCCTTCAACGTCTACGACGTCCGCGAGGCCGTCGCCGATGACGGCACCCCGGTGGTCGACCTGGTCGTCTCGGTGGTCTGCTCCTCCGGTACGTACATCCGGGCCATCGCCCGCGACCTCGGCGCCGGACTCGGCGTGGGCGGGCACCTCACCGCGCTGCGGCGCACCCGCGTCGGCCCGTACGGTCTCGACGGGGCGAGGACCCTGGACCAGCACCAGGAGGAGCTGACCGTGATGCCGGTGGCCGAGGCCGCCGCCTCGGCGTTCCCGCGCTGGGACGTCGACGAGAAGCGGGCCCGGCTGCTGCTGAACGGGATGCGGATCGACATGCCCGCCTACCCGCCGGGGCCGGTCGCGGTCTTCGGGCCCGACGGGCGCTTCCTGGTCCTCGTCGAGGAGCAGAAGGGCAAGGCCAAGAGCCTCGCCGTCTTCGGCTGA